The Caloenas nicobarica isolate bCalNic1 chromosome Z, bCalNic1.hap1, whole genome shotgun sequence genome has a segment encoding these proteins:
- the MTX3 gene encoding metaxin-3 isoform X3 encodes MAAPMELSCWGGDWGLPSLHPESLTVMAYAKFSGAPLTVNTINNSWRAPKGGVPVLISEDVVISQPAKILNFLRKQYVFFIGRSIMLIMNCLQNKELIHWHILHYLKRNCFLLWIAFPLSLYLPGKMSREALNRILLTRGGPPLYSLAEVEAQIYRDAKECLNLLSKRLGTSQFFFGDTPTTLDAFVFGFLAPIYKVCFPRVQLQEHLKQLPNLCRFCDDILTCYFRLTVSGHSPAGQDAADANLWKLTQLVNKESNLIEKMDDNLRKSPQHPPRKLTALKLAAGGEASSPLNRLSP; translated from the exons ATGGCGGCTCCcatggagctgagctgctggggaggcGATTGGGGGCTGCCGTCCCTGCACCCGGAGTCTCTCACCGTCATG GCTTACGCCAAATTTTCTGGTGCTCCCCTGACAGTGAATACTATAAATAACTCTTGGAGAGCCCCGAAAG GAGGTGTACCAGTCCTGATATCAGAAGACGTTGTTATTTCTCAGCcagcaaaaatattaaacttcTTAAGAAAGCAG TATGTTTTTTTTATTGGTAGAAGTATAATGCTGATTATGAATTGTCTGCAAAACAAGGAGCTGATACACTGGCATATATTGCACTACTTGAAGAGAAACTGTTTCCTGCTCTG GATTGCCTTCCCGCTGAGTTTGTATCTGCCTGGAAAGATGTCCAGGGAAGCGCTGAACAGGATCCTGCTGACCAGAGGCGGGCCTCCACTCTACAGTCTCGCTGAAGTGGAAGCACAG ATATACAGGGATGCCAAGGAGTGCCTAAATCTCCTGTCGAAGAGACTGGGAACATCTCAGTTTTTCTTTGGAGATAC GCCTACGACCTTGGATGCCTTTGTGTTTGGTTTCCTTGCACCGATTTATAAAGTGTGCTTCCCCAGAGTACAGTTACAAGAGCATTTGAAACAGCTTCCCAATCTGTGTCGATTCTGTGATGATATTTTAACTTGCTACTTCAGGTTAACTGTCTCAG GCCATTCTCCAGCTGGACAGGATGCAGCAGATGCTAATCTGTGGAAACTCACACAGCTTGTAAATAAGGAATCCAACTTGATTGAAAAG ATGGACGACAACCTTCGTAAGAGTCCTCAGCATCCTCCTCGAAAGCTAACAGCGCTCAAGCTTGCTGCAGGTGGAGAAGCAAGCAGTCCCTTGAATCGTCTGTCACCTTGA
- the MTX3 gene encoding metaxin-3 isoform X2, which yields MAAPMELSCWGGDWGLPSLHPESLTVMAYAKFSGAPLTVNTINNSWRAPKGGVPVLISEDVVISQPAKILNFLRKQKYNADYELSAKQGADTLAYIALLEEKLFPALLHTFWVEAENYSSVTKPWFSSRIAFPLSLYLPGKMSREALNRILLTRGGPPLYSLAEVEAQIYRDAKECLNLLSKRLGTSQFFFGDTPTTLDAFVFGFLAPIYKVCFPRVQLQEHLKQLPNLCRFCDDILTCYFRLTVSGHSPAGQDAADANLWKLTQLVNKESNLIEKMDDNLRKSPQHPPRKLTALKLAAGGEASSPLNRLSP from the exons ATGGCGGCTCCcatggagctgagctgctggggaggcGATTGGGGGCTGCCGTCCCTGCACCCGGAGTCTCTCACCGTCATG GCTTACGCCAAATTTTCTGGTGCTCCCCTGACAGTGAATACTATAAATAACTCTTGGAGAGCCCCGAAAG GAGGTGTACCAGTCCTGATATCAGAAGACGTTGTTATTTCTCAGCcagcaaaaatattaaacttcTTAAGAAAGCAG AAGTATAATGCTGATTATGAATTGTCTGCAAAACAAGGAGCTGATACACTGGCATATATTGCACTACTTGAAGAGAAACTGTTTCCTGCTCTG CTGCACACTTTCTGGGTTGAGGCTGAAAATTACTCCAGTGTGACAAAACCATGGTTTTCCTCAAGGATTGCCTTCCCGCTGAGTTTGTATCTGCCTGGAAAGATGTCCAGGGAAGCGCTGAACAGGATCCTGCTGACCAGAGGCGGGCCTCCACTCTACAGTCTCGCTGAAGTGGAAGCACAG ATATACAGGGATGCCAAGGAGTGCCTAAATCTCCTGTCGAAGAGACTGGGAACATCTCAGTTTTTCTTTGGAGATAC GCCTACGACCTTGGATGCCTTTGTGTTTGGTTTCCTTGCACCGATTTATAAAGTGTGCTTCCCCAGAGTACAGTTACAAGAGCATTTGAAACAGCTTCCCAATCTGTGTCGATTCTGTGATGATATTTTAACTTGCTACTTCAGGTTAACTGTCTCAG GCCATTCTCCAGCTGGACAGGATGCAGCAGATGCTAATCTGTGGAAACTCACACAGCTTGTAAATAAGGAATCCAACTTGATTGAAAAG ATGGACGACAACCTTCGTAAGAGTCCTCAGCATCCTCCTCGAAAGCTAACAGCGCTCAAGCTTGCTGCAGGTGGAGAAGCAAGCAGTCCCTTGAATCGTCTGTCACCTTGA
- the MTX3 gene encoding metaxin-3 isoform X1: protein MAAPMELSCWGGDWGLPSLHPESLTVMAYAKFSGAPLTVNTINNSWRAPKGGVPVLISEDVVISQPAKILNFLRKQKYNADYELSAKQGADTLAYIALLEEKLFPALIPVVFVIVLMQLHTFWVEAENYSSVTKPWFSSRIAFPLSLYLPGKMSREALNRILLTRGGPPLYSLAEVEAQIYRDAKECLNLLSKRLGTSQFFFGDTPTTLDAFVFGFLAPIYKVCFPRVQLQEHLKQLPNLCRFCDDILTCYFRLTVSGHSPAGQDAADANLWKLTQLVNKESNLIEKMDDNLRKSPQHPPRKLTALKLAAGGEASSPLNRLSP, encoded by the exons ATGGCGGCTCCcatggagctgagctgctggggaggcGATTGGGGGCTGCCGTCCCTGCACCCGGAGTCTCTCACCGTCATG GCTTACGCCAAATTTTCTGGTGCTCCCCTGACAGTGAATACTATAAATAACTCTTGGAGAGCCCCGAAAG GAGGTGTACCAGTCCTGATATCAGAAGACGTTGTTATTTCTCAGCcagcaaaaatattaaacttcTTAAGAAAGCAG AAGTATAATGCTGATTATGAATTGTCTGCAAAACAAGGAGCTGATACACTGGCATATATTGCACTACTTGAAGAGAAACTGTTTCCTGCTCTG ATTCCAGTCGTGTTTGTCATTGTGTTGATGCAGCTGCACACTTTCTGGGTTGAGGCTGAAAATTACTCCAGTGTGACAAAACCATGGTTTTCCTCAAGGATTGCCTTCCCGCTGAGTTTGTATCTGCCTGGAAAGATGTCCAGGGAAGCGCTGAACAGGATCCTGCTGACCAGAGGCGGGCCTCCACTCTACAGTCTCGCTGAAGTGGAAGCACAG ATATACAGGGATGCCAAGGAGTGCCTAAATCTCCTGTCGAAGAGACTGGGAACATCTCAGTTTTTCTTTGGAGATAC GCCTACGACCTTGGATGCCTTTGTGTTTGGTTTCCTTGCACCGATTTATAAAGTGTGCTTCCCCAGAGTACAGTTACAAGAGCATTTGAAACAGCTTCCCAATCTGTGTCGATTCTGTGATGATATTTTAACTTGCTACTTCAGGTTAACTGTCTCAG GCCATTCTCCAGCTGGACAGGATGCAGCAGATGCTAATCTGTGGAAACTCACACAGCTTGTAAATAAGGAATCCAACTTGATTGAAAAG ATGGACGACAACCTTCGTAAGAGTCCTCAGCATCCTCCTCGAAAGCTAACAGCGCTCAAGCTTGCTGCAGGTGGAGAAGCAAGCAGTCCCTTGAATCGTCTGTCACCTTGA
- the MTX3 gene encoding metaxin-3 isoform X4 — MAAPMELSCWGGDWGLPSLHPESLTVMAYAKFSGAPLTVNTINNSWRAPKGGVPVLISEDVVISQPAKILNFLRKQKYNADYELSAKQGADTLAYIALLEEKLFPALIPVVFVIVLMQLHTFWVEAENYSSVTKPWFSSRIAFPLSLYLPGKMSREALNRILLTRGGPPLYSLAEVEAQIYRDAKECLNLLSKRLGTSQFFFGDTPTTLDAFVFGFLAPIYKVCFPRVQLQEHLKQLPNLCRFCDDILTCYFRLTVSDGRQPS; from the exons ATGGCGGCTCCcatggagctgagctgctggggaggcGATTGGGGGCTGCCGTCCCTGCACCCGGAGTCTCTCACCGTCATG GCTTACGCCAAATTTTCTGGTGCTCCCCTGACAGTGAATACTATAAATAACTCTTGGAGAGCCCCGAAAG GAGGTGTACCAGTCCTGATATCAGAAGACGTTGTTATTTCTCAGCcagcaaaaatattaaacttcTTAAGAAAGCAG AAGTATAATGCTGATTATGAATTGTCTGCAAAACAAGGAGCTGATACACTGGCATATATTGCACTACTTGAAGAGAAACTGTTTCCTGCTCTG ATTCCAGTCGTGTTTGTCATTGTGTTGATGCAGCTGCACACTTTCTGGGTTGAGGCTGAAAATTACTCCAGTGTGACAAAACCATGGTTTTCCTCAAGGATTGCCTTCCCGCTGAGTTTGTATCTGCCTGGAAAGATGTCCAGGGAAGCGCTGAACAGGATCCTGCTGACCAGAGGCGGGCCTCCACTCTACAGTCTCGCTGAAGTGGAAGCACAG ATATACAGGGATGCCAAGGAGTGCCTAAATCTCCTGTCGAAGAGACTGGGAACATCTCAGTTTTTCTTTGGAGATAC GCCTACGACCTTGGATGCCTTTGTGTTTGGTTTCCTTGCACCGATTTATAAAGTGTGCTTCCCCAGAGTACAGTTACAAGAGCATTTGAAACAGCTTCCCAATCTGTGTCGATTCTGTGATGATATTTTAACTTGCTACTTCAGGTTAACTGTCTCAG ATGGACGACAACCTTCGTAA